The sequence GGTCGGCGAGAACGGGCTGATACCGCGCCCAGTCCCCCACCCAGGGAACGTCGCAGTCGAGCAGGAGATACAGATCGTGACACCGCACGTCGGCAAGTTCCCGGATCCACGCCGGGCACCTCCCCAGGATGATCTCGGCCCACAATACCGTCGTCAGCGTGTCGGTGTCGCAGACCAGCAGGCGGTTCGCCTGCCTCGCCAGCGCGTCTTCCGAGGCGGCCTGGCCGTGCGCGATCATCTCGAAGTCCGTCGCATCGCACGAGTCGGGTTTCGTTTCGAGCAGGTCGCGCGCGTATTCGTGGACGAAAACGGTGCCAAAATGCGCGGCAAGCCGCTTCCCGAGGGTCGACTTGCCCGCCGACTCGGGACCGACGATACAGACGCGCCTGACGAACCAGGGCCGCACGACCGGCGGAATAAACTCCCAGTGGGTCATCGGATCCTCGCGCACCTTCGTGCCCGACACCGGCACCAGGCCACGCGCGATGTTCACAGGCCAGAATTTCGCCCCGAGCGTTTCCGCCAGCTTCCAGCCGTAGGTTTCCGAGGCGAACAGGACGTCGGGCTCGGGGCAGAACCGCCGGATGCTGTCGCGCCAGATGTTCCAGAAATCCGGGTGTTCGTGCGGTTCCTGCGGGTTCTCGTCGGGGTTGTGGAGCACCTCGACGTCGGGAAACATCTCGCGCATCCACTCGAACCGCTTCCTGCCTGGAATCGGCTCGCGCTCGAGCGTGCAGACGAGCACCGTCAGCTTTTCCACGCACCGTCGCGCGAAATCGACGAGATACTGGTGTCCCAGGTGCGGCGGCAGGAACTTGCCGATGATCAGGCCGCGCGCAGGCTTTCTTCCTTCTTCCATGACCGTCTCCAGACGACATACCCGCTCGTCGCCATGACAAGGAACAGCGCATACAGCGCCGTCGTGGGCCACAGTTGCTTGAAGGCATACATGCCAACGCTGACGACATCGACGAAGATCCACAAAAACCAGCACTCGAGATACTTGCGCGTCATCAGATACTGCGCCGCGAGGCTGACGACCGTGGCCGTCGCGTCGACGTAGGGAAGCGCGGCATCGGTGCGCACGTGCATGAGGGTGCCCAGCGCCATCGAACCGACCGCCGCGGCCGAGATCCAGCCGGCGAACCGGCGTTTCCCCAGAAGGGTGATCGGCGGCTGGGGCCGGTCTTTTCCGCCGTACAGCCAGTGATACCAGCCCCAGAACTGGAGCACGACGTAGACGAACTGCAGCCCCATGTCGCTGTACAATTTCGCGTCCCAGAACACCTTCACGTACAGCGCGACGTTGACGATGCCGATCGGCCAGCACCAGACGTTCTCGCGGATGGTCAGCCAGACGTTGATGAAGCCGAGGAGAGCCGCGAAAAGTTCGATCCGGCTCATGCGGGAACTACCCTGCCTTCTCCCGCGGCGCCAGCCGGGCTTTCCACTCCGGCGACTCCCTGATCGCCATGCCGACGAGCCGCAGGCCTTCCCAGAGGTGGCTCGCGTCGAGTTTCACATGGGCCGAGCCGGGAGCGGGCAGGTCGGCATACCCGCGGCCGTCAGGGGCGGGCGTCACGCTCTCCCACCCCGCGAACAGCCGGCCCCACTCGCTGCGCTCGGCTTTCCGCAGGTGCCGTTTCGCGTTCAGCGGATACCAGACCAGGTCATGATATATAACGGATGCTACGTATGCCCACGGCGCCAGCCACGTCTTGAGCGACCACTCGAGCGGCCCCTTGAGGGGGCCCCAGTAGATGCGATGCTGGTTGCGCGAGGCGAACGTCATCTCCTTGAACGGGCCGTCGAAGTTCCAGTTCTGTTCGGCAGCATCTCTATCGCCGACGATTTTTATCTTCTTCGGGTCGCCGCAGCCGAGGCCGCGCTCGTGCGCGAGCCGGATGAACTTGCAGTCTTTGAGCGGATCGAAGCCCATCAGTTTCGCCGCGACCGCGTCGATGGCCACCTGGTCGGACGAAGCGAGAATGACGTTCTTCACATGTGGCACCATGCAGCGCGGCCCGGGGCCGTCGCCGGCGAACGTGCCGTCCATCACCGCGAACACGCCGCGATGGATCTTCTTCTGGATCATCAGCAGATCGACCAGCGTCTCGTGGATGACCGGGTGCGTCCAGTGGCGCCGCTCGTTCAGAAGGCCCCCGAACGCGTTCTTCATCGCCCCGGTCGTCGTGGTGAACACGTGCGTCTTCACGGTCGGCAGGTGAATTATATTCTCGCCTATAAATCGTTTGGGAATCGCGAACCCGTCGGGATACACCTCGTTCAGCACGAGGAATTCCTTCGTGAGATCGCCCACCGCATCACGGATGTCGATCCACTCGCCGCTCTCATACAGGTGCACGTTGCGCAGGCCGTGCGCGTTCACGACGTTGACCTGCTTGTTCTCTCGCTCGCCCAGGTGGGCGTCGATCACGACGGTGCGGTTGTGGCAGCCGTGGATCAGGTTGGGATCGTATCCGTCCGCCTTCATGGCCCGGATCACGCCTTCCAACTGCCAGGGTGTGGTCGATGCGGCCGGAAAGAAAAAATGCCACGAAATATTGATTTTGAGCGCCGTATCGACGGCCCGGTCGATCGTCTGCTGATACCCCGCGAGGTTCATCAGCTCGTGATAATCGGAAAGCACGGTGCGCGGGCTCGTGCGGAGAATGGCAACAGTCGATTCAGTCATATGATACTCCGGGAAAAGAGATGAAAATGCCTTCAGCGGGCCCGCAATGCACCGAGGAGACTCCGCGCCTCGACGGCAAGCGAAGGGGGCTGCCCGCCCTCGGTGTGCAGCATGAAGGCGGCGGCATCGGCAGCCGCCCGGCCCGTCTCGCGGGCAAGCGGACCGGTCTCGTTCAGTTGATCGCGGAGGGCGTCGAGGCTGCCGCGGTCGAGATCGGCCGTCACGCGGCCGGCGGCGGTTTTGCGGAAATGGTCGCGAAGCATCTCGTCCCACTGCGAGACAGCCGTGAAATCGAGATCGTCGTAGGCCGGAGAGAAGTTCGAGGCCTTCTCGGGGAAGTAGATCGCAAGCCCCGTCGCCGCCACCGGCATCGGCCAGCGGCCGGTCAGCCAGTCGGAGTCGTCCCCGCCCGGCGTTTCGCCGTTGTCCGTCGTGCCGGTCGTGCCGTTGGCGAGAATCGTGCGTTTGAAGCTCTCGTTGAACGCCGCGATGGCGCCGAGAACCGCCGGGTCCTTCATGTTCGATTTCAGGGTGTCGAACAGGTCCTTCAGATCGACGTTGTCGTAATACGAGAAATGCTCGGCCTTTTTCAGGGCCTCATTCAGCGCAGCCGCATGGTTGCCGGCCATGATCGCCCCGCAGAAACCGTCGAGCCGGTCTCTCAGTTCCGGCAGGAGGGCGGTGTCGAGCAGCGACATCGTCGTGCGCTTCACGATGCGGGTTCCGCTCCGCCCTCGGAGATCCCATGGACCATCCTGCGGAACGTCTTTACTGTAATGGATGCGGAACTCGTTGACGAGCGCCATTCCGAACTCGACGGGTCCCATGCCCGGCTTGAGGGCGCGCAGGACTTCGGTATAGGGATAGCCGTCGCCCGGTACGGTTTCTTCCGATGCGACGATGTAGTCGCAGGCGTCGCGCACGGCCCAGGCGACCTCGAACATCTGCATCAGGCAGGCATCCATGCAGAACAGGTCGATGTTCCGCCCCGCCGCGTCGCGGATCTCGCGCATCGCATCGCCGAGCTGGTTCGTCGTGATGTGATTGTTACTGGTATCGTCGTAGGAAATGCCCTTCAACGCGGCGCCCTTCAACTTCCAGCCGGCCCCGTGGTTCCAGACGACGAGCGCGTAATGCTTCGCCGGGAAGCGCGCCATCGCGGTTTTCGCAAACCGCACCAGCTCGCGCCAGTCGCCCATGTCGAGCTCGCCTTCGTCTGACAGCTTCGTGATGCGGCCTTTTTCGATGTGGTTCATCGTCGCGGGGCCGGCATACCGGTCGATCAGGGTGACGATATCGAGCCGGTCGCTGCTGCCGACGGCGGCCATCTCTTCCTGGTCGGCGACGCCGTACTCGTCGAGGTTGTTGTCGGCGTTGATGAACACCATGAAGGTCCATTCCTTCTCGGCAGCAAGGGCCATGCCCTGCGCCATACAGGCGAGGACGAACACCGTCACGAGAATCCGGGCGATCTGTTTCATCGTATCTCTCCCTCTTCGCAAAACGAACCGTTTTTTTCATGATACCACGCCCGACTTCTTTCATGACTCCTCTTGCGATCGGTTTTTCGTGCTCTTGACATTTTCAAACCAGTTAGTCTAAATATTCAAACTCTCAAGTTTAGTTTTTTACCACGGTTATTCCTGCACCGGAGACGATCCCCGATGGCGACACCCAGGCAGAAACAGCGCAACGAGCGCATGCTTCACGCTGCGCTCGACGAGTTTTCACGGCAGGGATACCACCAGGCGAGCGTCGACACGATCGCCCGCAAGGCGAAAGTCAGCAAGGCAACCATCTACAGCCATTTCGGAACCAAGGAAGCCCTGTTCCTCGCCGTGTTCGACCTCGTTCTGCACACCACGCTCCGCCCCCCCGCCATCGATCTGAATGTCATGTCTCTCGAGGACGGTGTTCGACAGGGCGTCCGGCAACTGTTCACACAGGTCGCCGACACGCCTGAAGCGCGCTTTTTCTTCCAGTGCATGACGTCCGACGCGGGGCTGCTGGATGAGGAGCTTCGCAACCATCTCGCGAACAGGTTCATCGCGGCGAGCCTCGGCGAGATGAAGGAGCTCGAAAAAGCCCAGAAGGCCGGCCTGGTTTCGCCCCATCTCAATATCGAACTCATTCACCACGCGCTCATCGGCATGGTACTCCAGGCCTTCCGGTTCTGGTGGTCACGCGAAAAGGTTCTCTCCGCCGATATCCTCGCGGACCAGCTATCGGAGTTTTTCCTGTTCGGCCTGGCCGGACCGCGTCCCTCCCCGGCTCCGTCGAAAGCCGCCCCGAAAATATATTCCAGGACGAATACAAAAAACAGAAGAGGCAAACATCCATGATCTCCCGCCATCTTGGTTTCAGGTTTCCCCGGCTCATCGCCCCGGCGTTCTCGCTGTTCCTGCTCGCATGCACCATGGGATCCGCTCAGACAGCGTCCGAGCCTTCAGTCCCGATATCATCGCCATCCGCCGAGCAAACTCCGCTCGAGTCGACGGTGACGGCGGATTCGCCCGGCACGGCCTCGGCAGCCGCCGTCATGACCCTGGCCGAGTGTCTCGCGTCGGCCCTCGACACGAATCCCGGCGTCCTGTCGGCGGAGGATGAAACCCGGGCTGCGAAGCAGCGCCTGAACAGGGCAAACAGCAATCTCCTCCCCCGGCTCAGGGCCGAGGAAACGTTCACGAACTTCCGCCACACGTCTGAGATCATGGGCATGCCGTTCGGGAAGGAACAGCTCCAGTTGAAAGGCATCAAGCTCTCCCAGCCGATCTACACCGGCGGCGCGCTCGAAAACGGCGTCAACGCCGCACGAGCGGGCGTGAACATTCAAAAGTATGCCGAAACCCGGCGCCGCGAGGACATGGCCCGCTCGGTCGCCGAAGCCTGGTTCGGCCTTCTGAGCGCCCGCGCCATGGAGGAAGTGGCATCGCAGGCCCTGTTCGACACGCTCGGTCACGAACGGCACGTGCGGAACATGCTCGAAGCTGGCGTTGCCGTCCGCGACGACCTCCTCAAGGTCCAGGTTTCCGTGCTCGAGCGCCGCGAGAACGTCGTAAAAGCCCGCAACGCCATCGACCTTGCGAAGGCGCGTCTGGAGATGCTGACCGGCCTTCCGATCGCCCCGGCCGCGATCCCCGTTCCCACGAACCCCGACACGACGCCGGAACTGAGCGAGGAGCACGCCGTCTCCCTCGCCACCCGCAGTCACCCCCTCCTTCGCGCCGCTCGAGAGGCGGTCCGCATCCAGGACTTCTCGGCGAAGGCCGCGAAGGGAGCCCTGTTGCCGAACGTCGCTCTCCAGTGGAACTGGAGCTCGGGCAACCAGTTCAACAACGCCCAGGACAACTGGGACGCCACCGTTTACGTCGGGCTGAACATATTCGACGCGGGAGAAACCCGCAGCAAGGTCCGCGAAGCCCGGGCCGCCAAAAGCAAGGCGACCCACGACCTCGAAGATCTCGAACGCAATATATTACTTGCTATTCACCAGGCGTTTCTCCGTATCGAGGAGGCGCGAGCCCGGCTCGACCTGTCGACCCAGGCTGAGGCGCAGGCCGCCGAATCTCTGCGCCTGACCGAAGAACGGTTCAAGGCCGGCGCCGTCACCTCCCAGCATCTGCTCGACGCCGAGTCGGCGCTCGTCTCGGCCCGTCAGCGCCGCGTCACCGCCGGCTTCGACCAGGCTCTCGCCCGCATCGCTCTCTGGCACGCCGCCGGCGGCCTCGAACACGCCCTTCTTCCCCTGAAATAGACGTTCTCACGTTTCGCCGTTCCCGAAGACCGACTTGCCAGGAGGCCCAATGACATCGCTTCCCAAAAACCAGCGAATAAAATATATATTATTTGCAATATTGTTGTTCGTCTTTCTCCACAACGGGTTTCTTTCTGCCGGGCCGTCGGGCGACCCGGTCCCCGTGACGCTCCTGACGCCCGCGATCGGTTCGGTCGAGTGGATCGAACGCACGACCGGGGAACTGGTCGCGCCCCAGCGCGCGACGCTCCAGCTCAAGGCATCCGGCTTCGTCGACCGCGTGCTGGTCCGCGAGGGTGACCGGGTCCGCAAAGGCCAGCCTCTCGCCGTGCTCGATCTCGAAGACGCTAACATCGCCCTCGACCAGGCCAAGACGGCCGTCACATCGGCCGAATCCCAGGTCGCCGCAGCCTCGGCTGCCCTCGAAACCGCCCGCGTCGCGAAGAAACAGGCGCAGATCCGCCTCGAAACCGCGACCCGCGATTTCGATCGCGCGAAGAGCCTCCGCGAGAAAGACACGATTCCCCAGCAGCAGTTCGACCAGATCGAAGGCCAGTTCAAGCTCGCCCAGAACGGCGTCGAGGTGGCCGACCGCCAGATCATGCAGGCCGAGGCGGCGCTGTCGGCGGCCAAAACCCTCGTCGCGACCGCGAACGTCGGCGTCCGCGCCGCCAGGCGCCGGCTCGACAACTCGACGCTCCTCGCGCCGTTCGACGGGCTGGTCACGTCGAAATCGCTCATGGAGCACGAGCCGAGCGACAGGCAAACCCTCACCCTCGTCGACGATTCGGAGCTCGAACTCCGCATCCGCCTTCCCGAGCGCGTTCTCCCATTCCTCACCCTCGGAGCCCGCGTGATCGTCCGTTCGCCGCTCGTGTCGGAACCGGTGATCACCGGCGTGAACACGATCATCCCGGCGATCGACCGCAAGACGCTGACGTTCGAAGCGATCGCCGTCATTCCGAATGCAGACCACAAGCTGAGCCACGGAGGCTACGCCGACGTCGACACGGTCGTCCGCGAGAACCTCGGAACCCGCATCGTGCCGGCAGGCATCGTGAGAATCACGAGTGACGGCACCGGGGCGACCCAGGGCGCCGCCCGATCCGGCTACGTCTTCACCGTTCGCGACGGAAAGGCCCATAAAACACCCGTGACGGTCGGCTTCTCGCGCGGCAACCGCATTTCCATCCTGTCCGGCCTCGCCAGCGACACGCCGATCGTCGACAGCGGCTTCGACCAGCTCGTCGACGGCGCGCCTGTCACGGTCGGGAACGAGGCCGCCCGATGATCCTCGCCGACACCGCCATCCGCCGGCCCGTCACCACGATCATGGCCTTCCTGGCCGTGGCGCTGTTCGGCATCCTCTGCTACCGCGACCTCGGGGTCGACGAGTTCCCCGAGGTCGAGTTCCCGACCGTCACCGTCACCTGCGTCTACCGCGGCGCCAGCCCGGAAACCCTCGAGTCGAAGGTCGTCGACAAGATCGAG comes from Candidatus Ozemobacteraceae bacterium and encodes:
- a CDS encoding AAA family ATPase, whose amino-acid sequence is MEEGRKPARGLIIGKFLPPHLGHQYLVDFARRCVEKLTVLVCTLEREPIPGRKRFEWMREMFPDVEVLHNPDENPQEPHEHPDFWNIWRDSIRRFCPEPDVLFASETYGWKLAETLGAKFWPVNIARGLVPVSGTKVREDPMTHWEFIPPVVRPWFVRRVCIVGPESAGKSTLGKRLAAHFGTVFVHEYARDLLETKPDSCDATDFEMIAHGQAASEDALARQANRLLVCDTDTLTTVLWAEIILGRCPAWIRELADVRCHDLYLLLDCDVPWVGDWARYQPVLADRQAFFERMKSELEARGRRYVIIRGGWEDRFEASVAAVKRLLGEG
- the pnuC gene encoding nicotinamide riboside transporter PnuC, producing MSRIELFAALLGFINVWLTIRENVWCWPIGIVNVALYVKVFWDAKLYSDMGLQFVYVVLQFWGWYHWLYGGKDRPQPPITLLGKRRFAGWISAAAVGSMALGTLMHVRTDAALPYVDATATVVSLAAQYLMTRKYLECWFLWIFVDVVSVGMYAFKQLWPTTALYALFLVMATSGYVVWRRSWKKEESLRAA
- a CDS encoding DUF362 domain-containing protein gives rise to the protein MTESTVAILRTSPRTVLSDYHELMNLAGYQQTIDRAVDTALKINISWHFFFPAASTTPWQLEGVIRAMKADGYDPNLIHGCHNRTVVIDAHLGERENKQVNVVNAHGLRNVHLYESGEWIDIRDAVGDLTKEFLVLNEVYPDGFAIPKRFIGENIIHLPTVKTHVFTTTTGAMKNAFGGLLNERRHWTHPVIHETLVDLLMIQKKIHRGVFAVMDGTFAGDGPGPRCMVPHVKNVILASSDQVAIDAVAAKLMGFDPLKDCKFIRLAHERGLGCGDPKKIKIVGDRDAAEQNWNFDGPFKEMTFASRNQHRIYWGPLKGPLEWSLKTWLAPWAYVASVIYHDLVWYPLNAKRHLRKAERSEWGRLFAGWESVTPAPDGRGYADLPAPGSAHVKLDASHLWEGLRLVGMAIRESPEWKARLAPREKAG
- a CDS encoding clostripain-related cysteine peptidase, whose protein sequence is MKQIARILVTVFVLACMAQGMALAAEKEWTFMVFINADNNLDEYGVADQEEMAAVGSSDRLDIVTLIDRYAGPATMNHIEKGRITKLSDEGELDMGDWRELVRFAKTAMARFPAKHYALVVWNHGAGWKLKGAALKGISYDDTSNNHITTNQLGDAMREIRDAAGRNIDLFCMDACLMQMFEVAWAVRDACDYIVASEETVPGDGYPYTEVLRALKPGMGPVEFGMALVNEFRIHYSKDVPQDGPWDLRGRSGTRIVKRTTMSLLDTALLPELRDRLDGFCGAIMAGNHAAALNEALKKAEHFSYYDNVDLKDLFDTLKSNMKDPAVLGAIAAFNESFKRTILANGTTGTTDNGETPGGDDSDWLTGRWPMPVAATGLAIYFPEKASNFSPAYDDLDFTAVSQWDEMLRDHFRKTAAGRVTADLDRGSLDALRDQLNETGPLARETGRAAADAAAFMLHTEGGQPPSLAVEARSLLGALRAR
- a CDS encoding TetR/AcrR family transcriptional regulator — encoded protein: MATPRQKQRNERMLHAALDEFSRQGYHQASVDTIARKAKVSKATIYSHFGTKEALFLAVFDLVLHTTLRPPAIDLNVMSLEDGVRQGVRQLFTQVADTPEARFFFQCMTSDAGLLDEELRNHLANRFIAASLGEMKELEKAQKAGLVSPHLNIELIHHALIGMVLQAFRFWWSREKVLSADILADQLSEFFLFGLAGPRPSPAPSKAAPKIYSRTNTKNRRGKHP
- a CDS encoding TolC family protein, whose protein sequence is MISRHLGFRFPRLIAPAFSLFLLACTMGSAQTASEPSVPISSPSAEQTPLESTVTADSPGTASAAAVMTLAECLASALDTNPGVLSAEDETRAAKQRLNRANSNLLPRLRAEETFTNFRHTSEIMGMPFGKEQLQLKGIKLSQPIYTGGALENGVNAARAGVNIQKYAETRRREDMARSVAEAWFGLLSARAMEEVASQALFDTLGHERHVRNMLEAGVAVRDDLLKVQVSVLERRENVVKARNAIDLAKARLEMLTGLPIAPAAIPVPTNPDTTPELSEEHAVSLATRSHPLLRAAREAVRIQDFSAKAAKGALLPNVALQWNWSSGNQFNNAQDNWDATVYVGLNIFDAGETRSKVREARAAKSKATHDLEDLERNILLAIHQAFLRIEEARARLDLSTQAEAQAAESLRLTEERFKAGAVTSQHLLDAESALVSARQRRVTAGFDQALARIALWHAAGGLEHALLPLK
- a CDS encoding efflux RND transporter periplasmic adaptor subunit, coding for MTSLPKNQRIKYILFAILLFVFLHNGFLSAGPSGDPVPVTLLTPAIGSVEWIERTTGELVAPQRATLQLKASGFVDRVLVREGDRVRKGQPLAVLDLEDANIALDQAKTAVTSAESQVAAASAALETARVAKKQAQIRLETATRDFDRAKSLREKDTIPQQQFDQIEGQFKLAQNGVEVADRQIMQAEAALSAAKTLVATANVGVRAARRRLDNSTLLAPFDGLVTSKSLMEHEPSDRQTLTLVDDSELELRIRLPERVLPFLTLGARVIVRSPLVSEPVITGVNTIIPAIDRKTLTFEAIAVIPNADHKLSHGGYADVDTVVRENLGTRIVPAGIVRITSDGTGATQGAARSGYVFTVRDGKAHKTPVTVGFSRGNRISILSGLASDTPIVDSGFDQLVDGAPVTVGNEAAR